The Phycisphaerae bacterium genome includes a window with the following:
- a CDS encoding VTT domain-containing protein: MGAWLRDHGTLGVGVFITAFAVLAGLALLPTYAQSVLAGWAFGMATGSVAAMAGIAGASLIGYAVARRGAGDRFVRLIDEQPKWRAVYDALVRSGPGRALLTVTLLRIPHNSPFAITNLVMASCRVPPWIYAVGTVVGIAPRTLLAVYLGARAQTTDFAMPSEKWLYIVWVAGALLAVGVVGAIANQAIKRVTGVEAADG, from the coding sequence ATGGGTGCTTGGTTACGCGATCATGGGACCCTGGGTGTGGGCGTGTTCATAACTGCTTTTGCGGTATTGGCGGGGCTGGCTTTGCTGCCGACGTACGCTCAGTCGGTGCTGGCCGGGTGGGCATTCGGCATGGCCACGGGCTCGGTCGCGGCCATGGCCGGTATCGCGGGGGCCTCGCTGATCGGCTATGCGGTTGCGCGCCGTGGGGCCGGCGATCGATTTGTCAGACTGATTGATGAGCAACCGAAATGGCGGGCGGTTTACGATGCCCTGGTCCGGTCGGGGCCTGGCAGGGCACTGCTTACGGTTACCCTGTTGCGCATACCGCACAACTCGCCTTTTGCCATCACCAATCTGGTCATGGCTTCATGCCGTGTGCCGCCTTGGATCTACGCGGTGGGAACGGTTGTCGGGATTGCTCCCCGAACGTTGCTGGCCGTCTACTTGGGAGCGCGCGCCCAGACTACCGATTTTGCCATGCCATCGGAAAAGTGGCTTTACATCGTCTGGGTGGCCGGGGCTCTTCTGGCCGTCGGCGTCGTTGGGGCAATCGCGAACCAGGCCATCAAACGAGTGACGGGCGTGGAGGCCGCAGACGGATAA
- a CDS encoding alanine/glycine:cation symporter family protein codes for MVENFLSAAVDWVWGPWLLILLLGTHLFLTIRLRFIQRYVFKAIRLSLARKREGSGDISHFGALMTALAATVGTGNIVGVATAVSLGGPGAVFWMWLTGVFGIATKYAEGVLAVKYRITTIDGQMAGGPMYALERGLKQRWLGVAFAFFTAVAAFGIGNMVQANSISEMLAEPMHLPALLGGTEVWMPKWATGIVMTVLTGVVILGGIRSIAHVCGLLVPIMAVCYVAGCLGILIIRYEAVPGALVLIVKSAFSPQAAAGGAVGVGILQTMRYGVARGLFSNESGLGSAPIVAAAAQTKNPVRQALVSSTGTFWDTVVICLLTGLVIVSSGRWHQGVEGPALTKTAFHALGRIGPLILSVGLLTFVFSTILGWSYYGEKACEYLLGTKAVLPYRIFWVIAIMIGSVVKLQSVWNFADIANGLMAVPNLIALLFLSGVVIAETRKYLWEDRLDEHAEAVAPAGVPVTTVPSAENDGTR; via the coding sequence TTGGTCGAGAACTTCTTGTCGGCTGCGGTCGATTGGGTCTGGGGACCGTGGCTGCTGATCCTGTTGCTGGGAACCCACTTGTTTCTGACCATACGGTTGCGATTCATCCAAAGGTATGTCTTCAAGGCAATCCGGCTGTCTCTTGCCCGCAAGCGCGAAGGCAGTGGCGATATCAGCCACTTTGGGGCACTGATGACCGCCTTGGCCGCAACCGTCGGAACGGGAAACATCGTGGGCGTGGCTACGGCGGTGTCGCTGGGCGGTCCGGGGGCCGTCTTTTGGATGTGGTTGACAGGGGTATTCGGGATCGCAACCAAATACGCGGAAGGTGTCCTGGCAGTTAAGTACCGTATCACAACGATCGACGGGCAAATGGCCGGGGGACCGATGTACGCTCTGGAACGGGGGCTGAAGCAGCGGTGGCTCGGCGTTGCGTTCGCGTTTTTCACCGCGGTTGCAGCTTTCGGCATCGGCAACATGGTCCAGGCCAATTCCATTTCCGAAATGCTCGCCGAGCCTATGCATTTGCCGGCCTTGCTGGGGGGAACCGAAGTCTGGATGCCGAAGTGGGCCACCGGTATCGTCATGACTGTGCTGACAGGCGTGGTCATCCTCGGAGGGATTCGATCGATTGCCCACGTGTGCGGGCTCCTTGTTCCGATCATGGCCGTCTGCTACGTGGCCGGTTGCCTGGGAATCTTGATCATCCGGTACGAGGCCGTTCCGGGGGCGTTGGTGCTGATCGTGAAATCCGCATTCTCCCCCCAGGCTGCGGCAGGAGGCGCTGTCGGCGTTGGCATCCTGCAAACAATGCGTTATGGTGTGGCCCGCGGGCTTTTTTCGAACGAATCCGGATTGGGTAGCGCTCCCATCGTCGCCGCCGCCGCCCAAACGAAGAACCCGGTGCGACAGGCACTGGTCTCCTCCACCGGCACCTTCTGGGACACGGTGGTGATCTGTCTTCTGACCGGCTTGGTCATCGTCAGTTCCGGACGTTGGCACCAAGGCGTCGAGGGCCCGGCCCTCACCAAAACCGCCTTTCACGCCCTCGGACGCATTGGACCGCTGATTCTGTCGGTGGGCTTGCTGACGTTCGTGTTTTCCACCATTCTGGGCTGGTCATACTATGGTGAAAAGGCATGCGAGTACCTGCTCGGTACCAAAGCGGTACTCCCCTACCGCATCTTCTGGGTCATTGCGATCATGATCGGGTCAGTGGTCAAGCTGCAATCAGTCTGGAACTTTGCCGACATCGCCAATGGTCTGATGGCCGTTCCCAACCTGATCGCGCTGCTGTTTCTGAGCGGCGTCGTCATCGCGGAGACGCGCAAGTATCTCTGGGAGGACCGCCTCGACGAGCATGCCGAGGCAGTCGCCCCCGCGGGCGTCCCCGTGACGACTGTACCATCCGCCGAGAACGACGGCACCCGGTAA
- a CDS encoding NPCBM/NEW2 domain-containing protein produces MRIDDLGRSCLIVVLVFLSILCACRSAHATVGPGQFLDAAAFARVCTWDPQRDVGVRAARLQEIAAEDLSLETDLVPDFQGNYSVPPAANGEACIGLQWLEARPLTMLCVEFKESPPGPGRIQFWQGETVWQGKWIAVDGDLKAEGSSWTFTPAKPGGLHWKVRWIVPTGGKPVVVKSLNARTASTMTTSQIFVQSDPAKPGQKAELELYNGYIVGEQPSKATSWDMGSSLILPAVNHVSSEAIRQVRADRTMIRFRLPDGAFAVAIDDVLERGPVYLPHVGLFVSKNPPAKSLEEYKRDIADKKSVLQRVREMPDQTRERAMKITHYDPRLDAGRMMISLACDNAKFVTEANGTISYFEHFDRDEKGAKADYVLAPTFGNPRVLGQSQGWGILGLNKAAHVDPGSAMPLRIREKSYEKGLGHHAPGEIVIDVSEGYDRLEAEVGVQWMGGGTPGSVVFQVLVDGEKKFDSGVMREKDDPKPVSVPLAGARTLTLKLTDAGDGLGFDTANWCEARLISKGRGGQPVYITELFSETPKLTRHLEGGWLPAPVITGKAGGVEYRQRMYVVPFAKENLPSAPLWLNEEPLCVVELSMKNGDAEPADVGASFVLSMGAADTWPPACETVAHRTVISAGGKLVGVFDSSEFAGGKVRCEKGRLSISGQLPVGGIARCHLYLPAWKMTPDQQGELSGGSELFGRFKAYWEAIMAQGAQIELPDQWIADVIRANQVHILLAARNEQQGRQVVPWIASDRYWVAIDSEGNSVIRGMQYWGHFDFAQRSFEYFFSHYKPEGYMTMGYTLMGNGWHLWALGEYVRLARDDDWFKSVAETPAGLCRWVMAQLAKTRRLKPDGQKMPEYGLMPPGVQADWNAYAYYFYANSYFRAGLEATGRALKAVGHPDADKIMDAARDLGDEILRSFRQAQALAPVVPLADGTWVPYYPASAYTPGPMADYYPGQDGNRSWAYDVDLGPHHMVPLGTMPPDAPDVDWIMDHMEDVQFLSDGWGGYPADRNRANWFDMGGFAKVQPYYARNAEICAMRDDVKPFIRSYFNTLASLIDGTCLSIFEHFSNFCYNKTHETGYFLHQSRTMLLTERGDELWLAPFVTDNWLKDGMTISVKNAPTFFGPVSYEIVSSVGSGHIDAVIDPPARTRPKAIVLRLRHPERKAIKSVSVDGRSHVDFDPNKETVRVVPADKAIRVEARY; encoded by the coding sequence TGGTGTTTCTCTCAATTCTGTGTGCCTGCCGATCGGCTCACGCCACGGTCGGCCCCGGCCAGTTCCTCGATGCTGCCGCGTTTGCCCGCGTCTGCACCTGGGACCCCCAGCGGGATGTCGGCGTACGGGCCGCTCGGCTGCAGGAGATCGCGGCCGAGGACCTATCCCTGGAGACGGATCTCGTGCCCGATTTCCAGGGCAACTACAGCGTTCCGCCGGCGGCCAACGGCGAGGCGTGCATCGGTCTCCAGTGGCTCGAGGCCCGACCTCTCACGATGCTCTGCGTCGAGTTCAAGGAGTCGCCTCCTGGCCCGGGCAGGATCCAATTCTGGCAGGGCGAGACGGTTTGGCAGGGCAAGTGGATTGCAGTGGACGGCGACCTGAAGGCCGAGGGCAGTTCCTGGACCTTCACCCCGGCCAAGCCCGGAGGCCTTCACTGGAAGGTCCGTTGGATCGTTCCCACCGGTGGTAAGCCCGTCGTGGTCAAGAGCCTGAACGCAAGGACTGCCTCGACCATGACCACTTCACAGATCTTTGTGCAGAGCGATCCTGCCAAGCCCGGTCAGAAGGCCGAACTGGAGCTCTACAACGGTTACATCGTTGGGGAACAACCAAGCAAGGCAACGTCGTGGGACATGGGTTCGTCTCTGATACTGCCCGCCGTCAACCATGTTTCTTCGGAGGCCATTCGCCAGGTGCGCGCCGATCGGACGATGATCCGGTTTCGCCTGCCCGACGGGGCCTTTGCGGTGGCCATCGACGATGTTCTGGAGCGAGGGCCCGTCTACCTGCCGCACGTGGGCCTTTTTGTCAGCAAGAACCCACCGGCAAAGAGCCTGGAAGAATACAAGCGGGACATCGCGGACAAGAAAAGCGTTTTGCAGCGGGTCCGAGAGATGCCCGACCAGACCCGCGAGCGGGCGATGAAGATCACTCACTATGATCCGCGCCTGGATGCCGGGCGGATGATGATTTCGCTGGCCTGCGACAACGCCAAGTTTGTCACCGAAGCCAACGGGACGATAAGCTATTTTGAGCATTTCGACAGGGACGAAAAGGGCGCTAAAGCCGACTATGTTCTCGCGCCGACGTTCGGCAATCCGCGCGTTCTGGGCCAGTCTCAGGGCTGGGGCATTCTCGGCCTCAACAAGGCCGCCCACGTTGACCCGGGCAGTGCGATGCCTCTGCGCATCAGGGAAAAGAGCTACGAGAAAGGCTTGGGGCATCATGCTCCGGGTGAAATCGTCATTGATGTGAGCGAAGGCTATGACCGCTTGGAGGCCGAGGTTGGCGTGCAATGGATGGGCGGCGGTACACCCGGCAGTGTGGTGTTCCAGGTATTGGTGGACGGCGAGAAGAAGTTCGACAGCGGGGTCATGCGCGAGAAGGACGACCCCAAGCCGGTCAGTGTGCCGTTGGCCGGCGCTCGTACGTTGACGTTGAAGCTGACCGATGCCGGCGACGGTCTGGGTTTCGACACGGCCAACTGGTGCGAGGCCCGGCTGATCAGCAAAGGGCGGGGGGGGCAGCCGGTTTATATCACGGAGTTGTTTTCCGAAACGCCCAAGCTTACGCGTCATCTGGAAGGCGGATGGTTGCCCGCTCCGGTGATCACTGGGAAAGCGGGTGGCGTCGAGTATCGGCAACGGATGTACGTTGTGCCGTTTGCCAAGGAGAACCTCCCGAGCGCGCCGCTGTGGCTGAACGAAGAACCACTCTGTGTGGTCGAACTGTCCATGAAGAACGGTGATGCGGAACCCGCGGACGTTGGGGCATCCTTTGTCTTGTCCATGGGCGCAGCCGACACCTGGCCGCCCGCTTGCGAGACGGTCGCACATCGCACGGTCATCTCCGCCGGCGGCAAGCTCGTGGGGGTGTTCGATAGCAGCGAGTTCGCTGGGGGCAAGGTTCGTTGTGAGAAAGGTCGTCTTTCCATATCCGGGCAACTGCCGGTCGGCGGCATCGCCCGCTGCCATCTGTATCTGCCCGCGTGGAAGATGACGCCGGATCAGCAGGGGGAATTGTCCGGTGGTTCCGAGTTGTTCGGTCGTTTCAAAGCTTACTGGGAAGCGATCATGGCCCAAGGCGCGCAGATCGAGTTGCCGGACCAATGGATCGCCGATGTCATTCGGGCCAACCAGGTTCATATCCTCTTGGCGGCGCGCAACGAGCAGCAGGGCAGGCAGGTCGTTCCGTGGATTGCCTCGGACCGGTATTGGGTGGCCATCGACAGCGAGGGCAACTCGGTCATTCGCGGTATGCAATACTGGGGACATTTCGATTTCGCCCAACGGTCTTTTGAGTACTTCTTCAGTCACTACAAACCCGAAGGTTACATGACCATGGGCTACACGCTCATGGGCAACGGCTGGCATCTGTGGGCTCTGGGCGAATACGTGAGACTTGCCAGGGACGACGATTGGTTCAAGTCGGTGGCTGAAACGCCGGCGGGGTTGTGCCGCTGGGTGATGGCCCAACTCGCCAAGACTCGCAGGCTCAAGCCCGACGGGCAGAAGATGCCGGAGTACGGCCTGATGCCGCCGGGCGTCCAGGCCGACTGGAACGCGTACGCGTACTATTTCTATGCCAACAGTTACTTCCGGGCGGGTCTGGAGGCGACCGGCCGTGCGCTCAAGGCCGTGGGGCATCCGGATGCGGACAAGATAATGGACGCGGCCAGGGATCTGGGTGATGAGATCCTGCGATCATTCAGGCAGGCTCAGGCCCTCGCACCGGTGGTTCCGCTGGCCGACGGCACCTGGGTGCCGTATTACCCCGCGTCGGCGTACACGCCGGGCCCGATGGCCGACTACTACCCGGGGCAGGACGGCAATCGCAGTTGGGCCTATGACGTGGACCTGGGGCCGCATCACATGGTCCCGCTGGGGACGATGCCGCCGGATGCGCCGGATGTCGACTGGATCATGGACCACATGGAGGACGTGCAATTCCTTTCGGACGGCTGGGGTGGTTATCCGGCCGATCGCAACCGCGCCAACTGGTTTGACATGGGCGGTTTCGCCAAGGTGCAGCCGTACTACGCCCGGAACGCGGAAATCTGCGCGATGCGCGACGACGTGAAGCCGTTTATTCGCAGCTACTTCAACACGCTGGCCTCGCTGATCGACGGGACGTGCCTCTCGATCTTCGAGCACTTCTCAAATTTCTGCTACAACAAGACACATGAGACGGGCTACTTTCTGCACCAGTCGCGGACGATGCTGCTGACCGAGCGGGGCGACGAACTCTGGCTGGCGCCCTTCGTGACCGACAACTGGTTAAAGGATGGGATGACGATCAGCGTGAAGAATGCCCCGACATTCTTCGGGCCGGTCAGCTATGAGATCGTCTCGTCGGTCGGCAGCGGGCACATTGACGCCGTGATCGATCCGCCGGCCCGGACAAGGCCGAAGGCTATCGTTCTTCGCCTTCGGCATCCGGAACGTAAGGCGATCAAATCGGTCAGCGTCGACGGCCGTTCGCATGTCGACTTCGATCCGAACAAGGAGACGGTGCGAGTTGTTCCTGCGGACAAGGCGATCCGGGTGGAGGCCCGCTATTGA